From a single Herbiconiux sp. SALV-R1 genomic region:
- a CDS encoding TetR/AcrR family transcriptional regulator, whose amino-acid sequence MTTEPGLRERKKRETARAIEVAAVELAAELGLAETTVEAISARADVTSRTFFNYYAGKEDAVLGNSRAVPPPSLSDLQWRPGISIVAIVIDAVRDQIALVDVGDPELQRKRRELVHDNPQLLAKDFQSIGAIEADFVEQVARLLAEEGRVPAAEREDRAWAIVIFTGAVLRLAATSWSREGGHLRPLTHHIDAARELLLAVTSPETLP is encoded by the coding sequence GTGACCACCGAGCCGGGCCTGCGCGAGCGCAAGAAGCGCGAGACCGCGCGTGCCATCGAGGTGGCGGCGGTCGAGCTGGCCGCCGAGCTGGGCCTCGCCGAGACCACCGTCGAGGCCATCAGCGCCCGCGCCGACGTGACGAGCCGCACCTTCTTCAACTACTACGCCGGCAAGGAGGATGCGGTGCTCGGCAACTCCCGTGCCGTACCCCCGCCTTCCCTGAGCGACCTGCAGTGGCGACCCGGGATCTCGATCGTCGCGATCGTGATCGACGCGGTGCGCGACCAGATCGCGCTGGTCGATGTCGGAGACCCCGAGCTGCAGCGCAAACGACGCGAACTGGTGCACGACAACCCCCAGCTGCTGGCGAAGGACTTCCAGTCGATCGGCGCCATCGAGGCCGACTTCGTCGAGCAGGTCGCGCGCCTGCTCGCCGAGGAGGGGCGCGTGCCCGCCGCGGAGCGCGAGGATCGCGCCTGGGCGATCGTCATCTTCACCGGAGCCGTGCTGCGGCTCGCCGCCACCTCGTGGAGCCGCGAAGGCGGCCACCTCAGACCTCTCACCCATCACATCGACGCCGCCCGCGAGCTGCTGCTCGCCGTGACCTCCCCGGAGACCCTGCCATGA
- a CDS encoding ATP-dependent DNA ligase encodes MPVGTLIYGPHGSEFEFDDRLLAHLRVVIVTKFRRRESFTLSWELHRDSGGGRISLWLDPSIPLQFHFRGSREPTLNREWIEHLATIAGTTTGLVPLDEPK; translated from the coding sequence ATGCCCGTGGGAACGCTCATCTACGGCCCGCACGGTTCGGAGTTCGAGTTCGACGACAGGCTGCTCGCCCATCTCAGGGTCGTGATCGTCACGAAGTTCCGTCGTCGCGAGTCGTTCACGCTCTCCTGGGAGCTCCACCGCGACAGCGGAGGGGGGCGCATCTCGCTCTGGCTCGACCCGTCGATCCCGCTGCAGTTCCACTTCCGCGGCAGCCGCGAACCCACCCTCAACCGCGAGTGGATCGAGCACCTGGCCACCATCGCGGGAACCACGACGGGGCTCGTGCCGCTCGACGAACCGAAGTAG
- a CDS encoding diacylglycerol kinase family protein, with protein sequence MTTPPRAALVYNPVKVDLEALREAVSAEEATAGWGETLWLETTEDDPGPGQAKKALAEKVDLVIAAGGDGTVRSVAEVLRGSGVPLALLPSGTGNLLARNLDLTLDDTANSLETAFRGDDRSIDLGVIRIRHEDDSVSEHAYLVMAGLGLDAKMLAATDDELKARVGWLAYVKAIAQVLRDKNQLRIRYNLDGKGNRSVRAHTIMIGNCGSLPANILLLPDAAVDDGQFDIVVLRPEGFIGWVQIMVKVFWENGVLRRNTVGRKLMGLTKEVRALNYLKGSSLTLRLQRPEEIELDGDGFGKAVALKTWVDAGSLTVKVPADA encoded by the coding sequence ATGACGACCCCGCCGCGCGCTGCGCTCGTGTACAACCCCGTGAAAGTCGATCTCGAGGCCCTCCGCGAGGCCGTGTCGGCCGAGGAGGCGACGGCAGGCTGGGGCGAGACGCTCTGGCTCGAGACCACCGAAGACGACCCGGGCCCCGGCCAGGCGAAGAAGGCGCTCGCCGAGAAGGTCGACCTTGTGATCGCCGCCGGGGGAGACGGCACGGTCCGCTCCGTGGCCGAGGTGCTACGCGGCTCGGGTGTGCCGCTCGCGCTGCTGCCCTCCGGCACGGGCAACCTCCTGGCACGCAACCTCGACCTCACCCTCGACGACACCGCCAACTCGCTCGAGACCGCGTTCCGGGGCGATGATCGTTCGATCGACCTCGGGGTCATCCGCATCCGTCACGAAGACGACTCTGTGTCGGAGCACGCCTACCTCGTCATGGCGGGCCTCGGTCTCGACGCGAAGATGCTCGCCGCCACCGACGACGAGCTGAAGGCCCGGGTGGGCTGGCTGGCCTACGTGAAGGCGATCGCGCAGGTGCTGCGCGACAAGAACCAGCTGCGCATCCGGTACAACCTCGACGGCAAGGGCAACCGCAGCGTGCGGGCGCACACCATCATGATCGGCAACTGCGGGTCGTTGCCCGCGAACATCCTGCTTCTTCCCGACGCCGCTGTCGACGACGGGCAGTTCGACATCGTGGTGCTCCGGCCCGAGGGCTTCATCGGGTGGGTGCAGATCATGGTGAAGGTGTTCTGGGAGAACGGCGTGCTGCGCCGCAACACCGTGGGCCGCAAGCTCATGGGCCTGACCAAGGAGGTGCGGGCGCTCAACTACCTCAAGGGGTCGTCGCTGACGCTGCGACTGCAGCGCCCTGAGGAGATCGAGCTCGACGGCGACGGGTTCGGCAAGGCCGTGGCGCTCAAGACCTGGGTCGACGCGGGCTCCCTCACCGTCAAGGTGCCCGCCGACGCCTGA
- a CDS encoding LssY C-terminal domain-containing protein, whose product MPDTLTEADRSVRHAPRRRRRFSVNAVLDNVFFVVAGAASVWLAYLVLTEGFASGWAQIWFYLLFWVLVAYIALPRLHRILTNIYVPNYFIGRTRTSDGLLGDPVNLGLLGSEEQLHTAMLAAGWTRADDLSLRSGWRIVTSTLLRRSYDEAPVSPLMLFGRNQDFAYQQEVKGNPAKRHHVRFWRCPEGWLLPGGHQTDWLAAGTYDRAVGFSLFTLQITHKIDENTDVERDHIVQTVQAADAAVGVRVLKDFATGYHSRNGGGDAIVTDGDLPVIDLRRVTPSAAGRAEVSVVVPTPHHDVAGIEPRASKVVRRPGPTVFGGVVVLLRAFVPVLLVAAVLLDWTAVRDAIQLDTGSELPAEVDRDLTLWILVAGAIAFGIAEFLFGLFVFLGSNVARILVMTFSAINIVIVAIDHLDGRVQITLGTNLIGLSLDILILIALSSSRARDYARRPREKRRGRAARDAAAAAGAREPVTQRSSRD is encoded by the coding sequence ATGCCCGACACGCTGACGGAGGCCGATCGCTCGGTGCGCCACGCCCCGCGACGACGCCGAAGATTCTCCGTCAACGCCGTGCTCGACAACGTGTTCTTCGTGGTCGCCGGTGCGGCCTCGGTGTGGCTGGCCTACCTCGTGCTCACCGAGGGCTTCGCCTCGGGCTGGGCGCAGATCTGGTTCTACCTGCTGTTCTGGGTGCTCGTGGCGTACATCGCCCTGCCGCGCCTGCACCGCATCCTCACCAACATCTACGTTCCGAACTACTTCATCGGGCGCACCCGCACGAGCGACGGCCTGCTCGGCGACCCGGTGAACCTCGGGCTCCTCGGCAGCGAGGAGCAGCTGCACACGGCGATGCTCGCCGCGGGATGGACGAGGGCCGACGACCTGTCGCTCCGCAGCGGTTGGCGCATCGTCACGTCGACGCTGCTGCGGCGCAGCTACGACGAGGCCCCGGTGAGCCCGCTCATGCTGTTCGGCCGCAACCAGGACTTCGCCTACCAGCAGGAGGTGAAGGGCAACCCGGCCAAGCGCCACCACGTGCGCTTCTGGCGCTGCCCCGAGGGCTGGCTGCTGCCGGGCGGCCACCAGACCGACTGGCTGGCGGCGGGCACCTACGACCGAGCGGTGGGCTTCTCGCTGTTCACGCTGCAGATCACGCACAAGATCGACGAGAACACCGACGTCGAGCGCGACCACATCGTGCAGACGGTGCAGGCCGCCGACGCCGCGGTGGGTGTGCGGGTTCTGAAGGACTTCGCCACCGGCTACCACTCGCGCAACGGCGGCGGCGACGCGATCGTCACCGACGGCGACCTGCCGGTGATCGACCTGCGGCGGGTGACGCCGTCGGCGGCGGGCCGCGCCGAGGTGAGCGTCGTCGTCCCCACCCCGCACCACGACGTGGCGGGCATCGAGCCGCGGGCGTCGAAGGTGGTGCGCCGGCCCGGCCCCACGGTCTTCGGCGGCGTGGTCGTGCTGCTGCGGGCCTTCGTGCCCGTCCTCCTCGTCGCCGCCGTGCTGCTCGACTGGACGGCGGTGCGCGACGCCATCCAGCTCGACACCGGCTCCGAGCTGCCGGCGGAGGTCGATCGCGACCTCACCCTGTGGATCCTCGTCGCGGGCGCGATCGCCTTCGGCATCGCGGAGTTCCTGTTCGGACTCTTCGTGTTCCTCGGCAGCAACGTTGCGCGCATCCTGGTCATGACGTTCAGCGCGATCAACATCGTCATCGTCGCGATCGACCACCTCGACGGCCGGGTGCAGATCACTCTCGGAACGAACCTCATCGGGCTCTCGCTCGACATCCTCATCCTCATCGCGCTGTCGAGCAGCCGGGCGAGGGACTACGCCAGACGGCCCCGCGAGAAGCGGCGCGGACGGGCCGCGCGCGACGCGGCAGCCGCCGCAGGCGCGAGGGAACCCGTCACGCAGCGATCATCGAGAGACTGA
- a CDS encoding class I SAM-dependent methyltransferase, translating into MKDQQHARVFGTEAAAYELGRPGYPDDAVEWILSHVDTDEGALPDVIDLGAGTGKLTASFVGRAASVTAVEPDAAMLDTLAARLPGVIALEGSAEAVPVGAASADLVTMAQAWHWVDPAAASSEVARVLRPGGVLALLWNVRDEDTEWVAALSRTIGSSIAEEFDTVRPPLAAPLRRDAYAEFSWVNRLDRDQLVAMVSSRSYVIALAPGDRATLLASLDELLDTHPQLAGRESYELPYVTRVTLARV; encoded by the coding sequence ATGAAAGACCAGCAGCACGCTCGCGTCTTCGGCACCGAGGCCGCGGCCTACGAGCTCGGACGGCCCGGGTACCCCGACGACGCCGTGGAGTGGATCCTCTCCCACGTCGACACCGACGAGGGGGCGCTCCCCGACGTGATCGATCTGGGGGCCGGCACCGGCAAGCTCACCGCCTCGTTCGTCGGCCGTGCCGCATCCGTCACCGCCGTCGAGCCCGACGCCGCCATGCTCGACACGCTCGCGGCGCGACTGCCGGGCGTAATCGCGCTCGAGGGATCGGCGGAGGCCGTTCCGGTCGGCGCCGCCTCGGCCGATCTGGTGACGATGGCCCAGGCCTGGCACTGGGTCGACCCGGCCGCGGCGAGTTCGGAGGTGGCCCGCGTGCTGCGACCGGGCGGCGTGCTCGCGCTGCTGTGGAACGTGCGCGACGAGGACACCGAGTGGGTGGCGGCGCTCAGCCGTACCATCGGCTCGTCGATCGCCGAGGAGTTCGACACCGTGCGCCCACCTCTGGCCGCCCCGCTCCGCCGCGACGCCTACGCCGAGTTCTCGTGGGTGAACCGGCTCGACCGCGACCAGCTCGTCGCCATGGTCAGCTCGCGCAGCTACGTCATCGCGCTCGCTCCGGGCGACCGGGCGACGCTGCTGGCCTCGCTCGACGAGCTCCTCGACACCCATCCGCAGCTGGCGGGCCGCGAGAGCTACGAGCTCCCCTACGTGACGAGGGTCACGCTGGCCAGGGTCTGA